One genomic window of Leptospira paudalimensis includes the following:
- a CDS encoding ATP-binding protein: protein MKVYAKTIVFLSFLFFLFCKQSQETLPQIKNGVLDLQTNSFSIQTTFPLHGEWKFTPGVFTEVDTNNTIFISIPDSPNWNQFQNEPNQEGLGIGTYQIKILLPKDKMHLAIHLPMIHSDSKIFQNNELIGEFGSFDEESFMDRMPRVVSLKPTNESQVTLTFYVKNRFYHFGGIRIPPVIGTEEEVYKSIQVSILQEAILAGGLVFLGLYQLGIYFTRKKVKGSLYFFLFCILMFFQILSTGSQSLFLVTGKQMGELIYRIDLFTEYSGVIAGLFYIHCLTKEYINKKIIYGFSLVILIPLLNTIFGSVRSISSYHFYVLCLIIPILILHFYLIFRYIQDKRSGYVYLGLSILFLIGAATNDIILTLVHRSEPMYLNLGLLLFVFFQSLFLSKHISGEIVSAEIKFKDVLFQLIQSEKLSSIGMTVTSVAHEINSPLSAVILTSDSIRENIADFFRQLPQLETISKKSFPFVYALIEHALNQENLPTGIEFRQKKSQFLNELQETNIEFSEQYADLFVTLGVTELPKEWLQILHNANSKALLLLTEKIVTILQGTNAIQTSANRAIKIAQALKNFTHFDPKAEIKTIQLSESLNQILTILQGSLKHGIELKTNFINIPPIECYPDELNQVWTNMIQNAIQSMNGKGKLNIEINQTNLKNNPFAYVCIEDSGPGVPKEILDKIFDPFFTTKPIGQGTGLGLYISKQIIERHKGIIDVKSTKGNTKFVVYLPYSQKTNL from the coding sequence ATGAAGGTATATGCAAAAACAATCGTATTCTTAAGTTTCCTTTTTTTTCTTTTTTGCAAACAATCACAAGAAACTCTTCCACAAATCAAAAATGGCGTATTAGACCTACAAACAAACTCGTTTTCGATCCAAACTACTTTCCCATTACATGGAGAATGGAAATTTACACCTGGTGTTTTCACAGAAGTAGATACAAATAATACCATTTTTATTTCCATTCCTGACTCTCCCAATTGGAACCAATTCCAAAATGAACCCAACCAAGAAGGTTTAGGAATCGGTACTTATCAGATCAAAATCTTACTTCCCAAAGATAAAATGCATTTAGCAATCCATTTACCCATGATTCACTCTGATTCTAAAATCTTCCAAAATAACGAACTCATAGGAGAATTTGGCTCATTCGATGAAGAAAGTTTTATGGATCGAATGCCCAGAGTTGTTTCCCTAAAACCAACAAACGAGTCTCAGGTGACACTTACATTTTATGTGAAAAATCGATTTTATCATTTCGGTGGGATTCGGATTCCACCCGTCATAGGAACGGAAGAAGAAGTTTATAAATCAATCCAAGTTTCCATTTTACAAGAAGCTATCTTAGCAGGTGGACTTGTCTTTTTAGGTTTATACCAATTGGGAATCTATTTCACCCGAAAAAAAGTGAAGGGATCCTTATACTTTTTTCTATTTTGTATCTTGATGTTTTTCCAAATTTTATCCACAGGTTCACAAAGTCTCTTCCTTGTAACTGGCAAACAAATGGGAGAACTCATCTACAGAATTGATTTGTTTACCGAATATTCGGGAGTGATAGCTGGATTGTTTTATATCCATTGCCTCACGAAAGAATACATAAACAAAAAGATCATCTATGGATTTTCATTAGTGATTTTGATTCCCCTATTGAATACAATTTTCGGAAGTGTGAGATCAATCAGTTCCTATCACTTTTATGTCCTTTGTCTCATCATTCCGATTTTAATTTTACATTTTTATTTGATCTTTCGTTACATCCAAGACAAACGGTCAGGTTATGTTTACTTAGGATTATCCATTCTATTTCTAATCGGTGCTGCGACAAACGATATCATTTTAACGCTTGTCCATAGATCAGAACCAATGTATTTAAATCTTGGTCTTCTTTTATTTGTATTTTTCCAATCTCTATTTTTATCCAAACATATATCTGGCGAAATTGTATCTGCAGAAATCAAATTCAAGGACGTATTGTTCCAATTAATACAATCCGAAAAATTATCGTCAATTGGTATGACTGTGACAAGTGTCGCTCATGAAATCAATTCGCCTTTAAGTGCTGTAATTTTAACAAGTGATTCCATTAGAGAAAATATCGCTGATTTTTTTCGACAACTCCCTCAATTGGAAACCATTTCCAAAAAAAGTTTCCCTTTTGTTTATGCTCTCATCGAACATGCATTAAACCAAGAGAACTTACCAACAGGAATCGAATTCAGGCAAAAAAAATCACAATTCCTGAATGAATTGCAAGAAACCAATATCGAATTTAGCGAACAATATGCAGATCTTTTTGTTACTCTAGGAGTGACTGAATTACCAAAAGAATGGCTCCAGATTTTACATAATGCCAATTCTAAAGCATTACTTTTATTAACAGAAAAAATTGTTACAATTTTGCAGGGGACCAATGCCATCCAAACTTCTGCAAATCGAGCGATCAAAATTGCACAAGCGCTCAAAAACTTCACCCATTTTGACCCGAAAGCGGAAATCAAAACCATTCAATTATCTGAATCACTAAATCAAATTTTGACAATATTACAAGGATCGCTCAAACATGGAATTGAATTAAAAACAAATTTCATCAATATCCCACCTATTGAATGTTATCCGGATGAACTCAACCAAGTTTGGACCAATATGATCCAAAACGCAATCCAATCAATGAATGGGAAAGGAAAACTCAACATCGAAATCAATCAGACGAATCTAAAGAACAATCCATTTGCCTATGTCTGTATCGAAGACTCAGGTCCTGGTGTACCAAAAGAAATACTGGATAAAATTTTTGATCCGTTTTTCACAACAAAACCAATTGGCCAAGGAACAGGTCTTGGTTTGTACATTTCAAAACAAATCATTGAAAGACACAAGGGGATCATTGATGTAAAATCAACAAAAGGAAATACAAAATTCGTAGTATATTTGCCATACAGCCAAAAAACAAATTTATAA
- a CDS encoding HD family phosphohydrolase: protein MNPSSDSKYIITDDPFFEGKIADFSKKLKTNVLSLSDLPNTDFDSQGKIIKLLFYISRYELENKHKEIHQFLKENPTIMSNIIVRAPIDYTGYMALSIEEELFFTNVPDDAPLVFLIKNLVNAFTSLQMIVDKFELQKRINVSTNEISKLTKIGISLANEKDFTKLLRDILNSAREISNSDSGSLYLVEKDERGNPRNLRFKISALDLNSDEFILPINKKSIAGYVAFTGKQLNIPNVYELSGKEEYKFNSDFDRMSNYYSKSMLVVPMKDHHDEVVGVIQLINRKKNFQTKLTLDEMKSNSVLDYDKYSEELVMAVAGQAAVAIQNNNLVHEIETLFEGFVTASVSAIESRDPTTSGHSFRVAQYTVGLAESVNGVQVGRFKDVHFNESQIKEIRYASLLHDFGKVGVREKVLVKAKKLEDYELDLIRWRFQFILKDVESKLAQKKIEYLKKHGNNGYQQFEKSIQLEYTLEKEKLEEMVRVITDSNEPTILEEGNSNFLEEISKMSYHTTDGNQLSLLLPKEFNFLSIRRGSLDFEERREIESHVEHTFQFLSKIPWTRELKMVPSIAHGHHEKLNGSGYPRGLSAVEIPVQAKMMAIADIFDALTDQDRPYKKAVPLDRAFDILKMEVRDQHIDGDLLDLFIESRAYEKIQHKR from the coding sequence GTGAACCCATCTTCGGATTCGAAATACATCATCACGGATGACCCTTTTTTTGAAGGTAAAATTGCCGATTTTTCTAAAAAACTAAAAACAAATGTCCTTTCCCTCTCCGATTTACCCAATACTGATTTTGATTCACAAGGTAAAATCATAAAACTCTTATTTTACATCTCTCGTTATGAGTTAGAAAATAAACATAAAGAAATCCATCAGTTTTTAAAAGAAAATCCCACCATTATGTCCAACATCATCGTGAGGGCACCAATCGACTACACAGGTTATATGGCATTGTCGATTGAGGAAGAATTGTTTTTCACGAATGTTCCAGATGATGCTCCTTTGGTATTTCTCATCAAAAATTTGGTAAATGCATTTACCAGCTTACAGATGATTGTTGATAAATTTGAACTCCAAAAACGAATCAATGTATCCACAAATGAAATTTCAAAACTAACAAAAATTGGAATCAGTTTAGCGAATGAAAAAGATTTTACGAAATTACTTCGTGATATTTTGAATTCAGCACGAGAGATATCCAATTCAGATTCTGGTTCTTTGTATTTGGTGGAAAAAGATGAAAGGGGGAATCCAAGAAATTTACGATTTAAAATTTCTGCCTTGGATTTAAATAGTGATGAATTTATCCTTCCTATCAACAAAAAAAGTATAGCAGGTTATGTTGCCTTCACAGGCAAACAATTGAATATACCAAACGTATACGAACTTTCAGGCAAAGAAGAATATAAGTTTAACAGTGATTTTGATCGAATGAGTAATTATTACTCCAAGTCGATGTTGGTGGTTCCCATGAAAGACCACCATGATGAAGTAGTAGGTGTTATCCAACTCATCAATCGCAAAAAGAATTTTCAAACCAAACTGACATTAGATGAAATGAAATCGAATTCAGTTTTGGATTATGATAAATACTCGGAAGAACTTGTTATGGCAGTTGCAGGGCAAGCGGCCGTTGCAATCCAAAACAATAACCTTGTCCATGAAATAGAAACCTTATTTGAAGGGTTTGTAACAGCTAGTGTATCTGCCATCGAATCTAGGGACCCAACAACATCTGGTCATTCTTTTCGTGTAGCCCAGTACACCGTTGGACTTGCTGAATCTGTGAATGGAGTGCAAGTTGGACGATTTAAAGATGTTCACTTTAATGAATCTCAAATCAAAGAAATCCGTTATGCATCCTTATTACATGATTTTGGAAAAGTTGGTGTTAGAGAAAAGGTTTTGGTAAAAGCCAAAAAATTAGAAGATTATGAGTTGGATCTCATTCGTTGGAGATTCCAATTTATTCTAAAAGATGTAGAATCTAAACTTGCACAGAAAAAAATTGAATACTTAAAAAAACACGGTAACAACGGTTATCAACAGTTTGAAAAATCAATCCAGTTAGAATATACATTAGAAAAGGAAAAATTGGAAGAGATGGTTCGTGTCATTACCGATTCAAATGAACCAACCATTTTGGAAGAGGGAAATTCAAACTTTTTAGAAGAGATTTCTAAAATGAGTTACCACACAACCGATGGGAACCAATTGAGTTTGTTACTTCCAAAAGAATTTAATTTTTTATCGATTCGTCGTGGTTCTTTGGATTTTGAAGAGAGAAGGGAAATTGAATCCCATGTGGAACATACGTTTCAATTTTTATCCAAAATTCCTTGGACAAGAGAACTCAAAATGGTTCCGAGTATCGCACATGGCCACCATGAAAAATTAAATGGATCGGGATACCCAAGAGGGTTGTCTGCGGTAGAGATTCCCGTTCAGGCAAAAATGATGGCCATTGCTGATATTTTTGATGCGTTAACGGACCAGGACCGTCCTTATAAAAAAGCGGTTCCACTTGATCGGGCATTTGATATTTTAAAAATGGAAGTGCGAGACCAACACATCGATGGAGACCTTCTCGATCTCTTTATTGAAAGTCGCGCTTACGAAAAAATTCAGCACAAACGATAA
- the murD gene encoding UDP-N-acetylmuramoyl-L-alanine--D-glutamate ligase yields the protein MFSESILSQSDLQNLHSFLILGGGSSGDSAALLLNSLGKKVILADRFPEKANQSLYSKVLSDHMPQVNLDGIDCLIKSPGILPDHPILESAREKHIPILSEITLGRIFFNGPVIGITGTDGKSTTTALTYHLLKKKYPNAKMGGNIGVPFTSFCRENPEIVVLELSSYQLDDSPNLKLTASAILNLASDHLERHKTMESYALAKWKIQNLEDNNHQCFVNPIFFNYTPFAIPTHSNLHLVGENKSYSVTQNPNKIHTPNHEYDVSLFPLKGKHNLMNLCFAIALAEVAGLSPDQIQNQLETFDGLPHRFQSIPTETINPKYQSIRFINDSKSTNLHSMLSGISGFKNADPIYLILGGIPKVEPIHPLIERWKELECPLFVFGKAKEVWGDELNLTGLPVFYFDNLKSLVTELKEKIDHHWLTKSNLENEENLTVIFSPAGASFDLYKNFEERGNHFKSLIQDFFGSTQV from the coding sequence ATGTTTTCTGAATCCATATTGAGCCAATCTGACCTACAAAATCTTCATTCCTTCCTCATTTTAGGGGGTGGGTCCTCCGGTGATTCGGCAGCTCTCCTACTCAATTCCCTTGGGAAAAAAGTCATTCTCGCGGATCGTTTCCCAGAGAAAGCAAACCAAAGTCTGTATTCGAAAGTTTTGTCCGATCATATGCCACAAGTAAACCTTGATGGAATTGATTGCCTCATCAAAAGCCCTGGAATCCTACCAGATCATCCAATTTTGGAATCTGCTCGTGAGAAACATATTCCCATCCTAAGTGAGATCACACTTGGCAGAATTTTTTTCAATGGACCAGTGATAGGCATCACTGGCACCGATGGCAAATCGACAACAACTGCATTAACGTATCATCTGCTAAAGAAAAAATATCCAAATGCAAAAATGGGAGGGAATATTGGAGTTCCCTTTACTTCGTTTTGTAGAGAAAATCCAGAGATTGTTGTATTAGAATTATCAAGTTATCAATTGGATGACTCACCTAACTTAAAACTGACGGCATCTGCCATCTTAAATCTTGCCTCCGATCATCTAGAAAGGCATAAAACAATGGAATCCTATGCACTTGCAAAATGGAAAATTCAAAATTTGGAAGACAACAACCACCAATGTTTCGTGAATCCAATTTTCTTTAATTATACACCATTTGCGATTCCGACTCATTCCAATTTACATTTGGTGGGAGAAAATAAATCTTATTCTGTCACACAAAACCCAAATAAAATCCATACACCGAATCATGAATATGATGTTTCCTTATTCCCACTAAAAGGAAAACACAACCTTATGAATTTATGTTTTGCCATTGCTCTTGCTGAAGTTGCGGGATTAAGTCCAGACCAAATCCAAAACCAATTGGAAACGTTTGATGGTCTACCACACAGATTCCAATCCATTCCCACAGAAACTATCAACCCAAAATACCAGTCCATTCGGTTCATCAATGATTCAAAATCAACAAACTTACATTCAATGTTATCGGGAATCTCTGGTTTCAAAAACGCTGACCCCATTTATCTAATATTAGGTGGAATTCCGAAAGTGGAACCAATCCATCCGCTGATAGAAAGATGGAAAGAGTTAGAATGTCCATTGTTTGTTTTTGGAAAGGCAAAAGAAGTATGGGGAGATGAATTAAATCTTACTGGATTACCTGTTTTTTATTTTGATAATTTAAAATCTTTAGTAACAGAATTGAAAGAAAAAATTGATCATCATTGGTTAACCAAATCAAATTTAGAAAATGAGGAAAACCTGACGGTGATTTTTTCACCGGCAGGTGCTAGTTTTGATCTCTACAAAAACTTTGAAGAGAGAGGGAATCATTTTAAAAGTTTAATCCAAGATTTTTTTGGATCAACCCAAGTTTAA
- a CDS encoding indole-3-glycerol-phosphate synthase, with the protein MNPILHKIVETKHTEIKESRGKVLPDRTIPIRDWKSHLKTTSISVIAECKKGSPSAGVIRSDYDPVSIASEYESSGAGAISVLTDKSYFYGSLSDLQSVANKVSVPVIRKDFILDPIQIDEAYAYGASAILLIVRILSPEQLKLLHDHATRLGLAVLVETHNQMEVDIALDMGANTIGINTRDLDTFQIHKNLIEQIAPKLDSSIIRVAESGIESFEDWQKYKGMIDSMLVGTFFMKSKNIPADFFTLLNGKTAIKAEK; encoded by the coding sequence TTGAATCCTATTTTACACAAAATTGTAGAAACGAAACACACTGAAATCAAAGAAAGTCGTGGTAAGGTTTTACCCGACAGAACGATTCCCATCCGAGATTGGAAATCTCATCTCAAAACAACATCTATCTCGGTCATAGCCGAATGCAAAAAAGGTAGTCCCAGTGCTGGAGTGATTCGGTCAGATTACGATCCAGTCTCCATTGCCTCCGAATATGAAAGTTCAGGAGCAGGAGCCATTTCGGTCCTGACTGACAAATCGTATTTTTATGGTTCCCTGAGTGATTTACAATCCGTTGCGAACAAAGTTTCTGTTCCAGTCATTCGTAAGGATTTTATTTTAGATCCAATTCAAATCGACGAAGCGTATGCCTATGGTGCCTCTGCGATTTTACTCATTGTGCGTATTCTTTCACCTGAACAATTAAAACTCTTACATGACCATGCGACTCGTCTTGGTCTTGCTGTCCTTGTGGAAACCCATAATCAAATGGAAGTGGATATTGCACTCGATATGGGTGCAAATACCATTGGAATCAATACTCGCGACCTGGATACATTCCAAATTCACAAAAATCTGATCGAACAAATTGCACCTAAATTAGATTCTTCGATCATACGTGTCGCGGAATCGGGTATCGAGTCTTTTGAAGATTGGCAAAAATACAAAGGAATGATAGATTCTATGTTAGTCGGAACTTTTTTTATGAAAAGTAAAAATATTCCTGCTGATTTTTTCACTCTCCTCAATGGTAAAACTGCCATCAAAGCTGAAAAATAA
- a CDS encoding sensor histidine kinase — protein sequence MAWKSFLKGTFLFLTYIGSAKLGMEYFAFQPMNLAVLWIPSGIGLVGCIFFGYRFFPIVWVASFLANKDGLISSQFQLTQFELYLSICLTASVDAFQSVLAYYFWTKKIRKNLNSTKDNFYFIVYVAFLSSLISILLLGLVLNSFGYFHNLNLNEILRTLVVITFGDTIGIFITVPMFMAWRKLVWKELSLRLVFWTIIFIVFQAVIVYRFPYLFFLSFLILIYLGYRFQIKGVTLGVFLLYLSSVLMTRLGVGPFVQPVIFDSYIYLISFLIPYAILAEFITLQYQRLLYNRFELEKKVYDRTKLLRTQIFEKTQAIEALHKSEKLLSESNRTKDIFFSIIAHDLRNPLGSFKQITELMYADFDTYTDSEKRETVFEIKKSASRVYSLLEQLLDWARTQTGNMPFRPKEINLRTIVSKITEQMTAVIQKKGIQFTVEIPEKFSFVYADSEMIQAVLRNLISNSIKFTNDNGKIQISVSQEEDGVRIECKDNGVGMNSSDLEKLFRLDAQLTSIGLEGEKGTGLGLILCHEFVKLHGGEIWATSEKGKGTTVSFRLPDPK from the coding sequence ATGGCCTGGAAGTCATTCTTAAAAGGTACCTTCCTCTTTTTAACCTACATTGGTTCAGCCAAATTGGGTATGGAATATTTTGCATTCCAACCTATGAATTTGGCGGTATTATGGATCCCTTCTGGAATTGGTCTAGTCGGATGTATATTTTTCGGATATCGATTTTTCCCAATTGTTTGGGTCGCAAGTTTTCTTGCAAATAAAGATGGGTTGATTAGCAGTCAATTCCAGCTAACACAGTTTGAATTATATCTTAGTATTTGTTTAACAGCATCTGTTGATGCGTTTCAATCAGTTCTCGCCTATTATTTCTGGACTAAAAAAATAAGAAAAAACCTTAATTCGACCAAAGATAATTTTTATTTCATCGTATATGTTGCTTTTTTATCTAGTTTGATTTCGATTTTATTACTTGGACTTGTTCTAAATTCCTTTGGATACTTTCATAATTTAAATTTAAATGAAATTCTACGAACTCTCGTTGTGATTACCTTTGGTGATACGATTGGGATTTTTATCACCGTTCCGATGTTTATGGCATGGAGGAAACTTGTGTGGAAGGAGTTATCCTTACGTCTCGTTTTCTGGACAATCATATTTATCGTTTTCCAAGCAGTGATTGTTTACCGATTTCCATATTTATTTTTTCTTTCGTTTTTGATTTTGATTTATTTAGGGTATCGATTCCAAATTAAGGGAGTCACATTAGGGGTATTTTTATTGTATTTGTCGAGTGTGCTGATGACTCGATTGGGTGTTGGACCATTTGTACAACCAGTTATTTTTGATTCGTATATTTATCTCATTTCGTTTTTGATACCGTATGCAATTCTTGCTGAGTTTATCACCTTACAATACCAGAGGTTACTTTACAATCGATTTGAATTAGAAAAAAAAGTATATGACCGAACTAAATTACTGAGAACTCAAATTTTTGAAAAAACACAAGCGATTGAAGCATTACACAAATCTGAAAAACTATTAAGTGAATCCAATCGAACAAAAGATATATTTTTTTCGATCATTGCTCATGATTTACGGAATCCTTTAGGTTCCTTTAAACAGATCACTGAACTGATGTATGCGGATTTTGATACCTATACTGATTCTGAAAAAAGAGAAACTGTTTTTGAGATTAAAAAATCAGCTTCAAGGGTTTATAGTTTGTTAGAACAACTTCTCGATTGGGCAAGGACTCAGACTGGAAACATGCCGTTTCGTCCTAAAGAGATCAACCTTCGGACAATTGTTTCTAAGATTACAGAACAAATGACTGCTGTCATTCAGAAAAAAGGGATTCAGTTTACTGTAGAGATTCCTGAAAAGTTTTCATTTGTGTATGCAGATTCTGAAATGATCCAAGCTGTCTTACGAAATTTGATTTCTAATTCGATTAAGTTTACCAATGATAATGGAAAAATCCAAATCTCTGTCTCACAAGAAGAAGATGGCGTACGAATTGAATGTAAAGACAATGGAGTCGGAATGAATAGCTCTGATTTAGAGAAATTATTCCGTTTGGATGCACAATTAACGAGTATAGGATTGGAAGGAGAAAAAGGCACTGGTCTTGGTCTCATTTTATGCCATGAATTTGTTAAATTACACGGTGGAGAAATTTGGGCCACAAGTGAAAAAGGAAAAGGAACTACTGTTAGTTTTCGATTGCCTGATCCCAAATAA
- a CDS encoding STAS domain-containing protein — translation MLKHEVKDGKLVVYLEGRLDVSVANEVEEGLTELIDSLGHRKVLLNMKDVEYMSSSGFRACISTLRKLNSKEGFLKISNIKPAVKRIFDVIELTSLFDIYDSEEAALKSF, via the coding sequence GTGCTGAAACACGAAGTGAAAGACGGAAAACTAGTCGTTTATTTGGAAGGTCGATTGGACGTTTCTGTGGCGAATGAAGTGGAAGAGGGACTTACGGAACTCATTGACTCTTTAGGTCATAGAAAGGTTCTTCTCAATATGAAAGATGTAGAGTACATGTCTTCCTCGGGGTTTCGTGCCTGCATTTCTACTTTACGCAAACTCAATTCCAAAGAAGGATTTCTTAAGATTTCCAATATCAAACCAGCTGTGAAACGGATCTTTGATGTCATCGAACTGACTTCTTTATTCGATATTTATGATTCAGAAGAAGCAGCGTTAAAATCCTTTTAA
- a CDS encoding enoyl-ACP reductase FabI, giving the protein MNQTLKGRTVIITGITDASSLALIIAKECKDQGAKLICTGLGKTPFHKNLSENSINFLDRTYADFQNTVKKELGEDVITFPLDVTIQESIDSFADFLLEKKENIHSLLHSIAMDKTIRQGKVKPIMTVSREEFMDAMNVSSFSLLAIVQSLYQRNLLVTGASIVALSYLGAEKVVVHPYKNIGVAKAALERLVKEMAMELGQEKEIQVNAIRFSPYRASKAGSAIEGLEEAEIHCQTSSPLGNAKAKDLAEEVCYLFRPSNRITGEIRHVDGGYHIRG; this is encoded by the coding sequence ATGAACCAAACTCTAAAAGGTCGCACAGTGATCATTACTGGCATTACAGATGCGTCCTCACTAGCACTTATCATTGCAAAAGAATGTAAAGACCAAGGTGCCAAACTCATTTGCACAGGACTTGGAAAAACACCTTTTCACAAAAATTTATCTGAAAACAGCATAAACTTTTTAGATCGTACTTATGCAGATTTTCAAAATACCGTAAAAAAAGAATTAGGTGAAGATGTGATCACCTTTCCTCTCGATGTCACCATCCAAGAGAGTATTGATTCTTTTGCAGACTTTCTATTGGAAAAAAAGGAAAACATTCATTCCTTATTACATTCCATTGCGATGGATAAAACCATCCGCCAAGGGAAAGTAAAACCTATCATGACCGTTTCGAGAGAAGAGTTTATGGATGCGATGAACGTTTCTTCTTTTTCGTTGCTTGCAATTGTCCAAAGCCTTTACCAACGAAATCTTTTAGTTACTGGAGCATCCATTGTTGCCCTCAGTTATTTAGGTGCCGAAAAAGTTGTAGTTCACCCATATAAAAACATTGGTGTTGCAAAAGCAGCACTAGAGCGACTTGTGAAAGAGATGGCTATGGAATTGGGACAAGAAAAAGAAATCCAAGTGAATGCGATTCGATTTTCCCCTTACCGAGCAAGTAAAGCTGGTTCTGCAATTGAAGGCTTAGAAGAAGCTGAAATCCATTGCCAAACTTCCTCTCCACTTGGAAATGCAAAAGCAAAAGACCTTGCCGAAGAAGTATGTTATTTGTTCCGTCCATCCAATCGAATCACCGGTGAAATTCGACATGTGGATGGTGGATACCATATCCGAGGATAA